From one Lolium rigidum isolate FL_2022 chromosome 4, APGP_CSIRO_Lrig_0.1, whole genome shotgun sequence genomic stretch:
- the LOC124706223 gene encoding putative glucuronosyltransferase PGSIP8, whose amino-acid sequence MMYMGTPRDYEFYVAVRVMMRSLANLGADADRVLIASADVPSDWVRAMREEDGMRVVIVENLRNPYEGNLGGMNRRFKLTLNKLYAWSLVDYERVVMIDSDNIFLHNTDELFQCGQFCAVFINPCYFHTGLFVLQPSMDVFKSMLHDLEIGRDNSDGADQGFLVGCYPDLLDKPLFHPPENGTKLNGTYRLPLGYQMDASYYYLKLHWHVPCGPNSVITFPSAPWFKPWYWWSWPILPLGLSWHKQRWDDLGYAAEIPVVLIELLMYIAIIAITRLARPQMTKLCYNRRPEKQGALVQGLIKLAAIVAMVAAYTIPFFIIPCTVHPIIGWSLYLFGVLAFSSAVINAFLLPPLAVLTAWLGMVGMLFVMAYPWYHDGIARILVVVAYAFCSAPFLWASLVRVIDSLQTMLERDPYFPRLSEPAQETEFSKLF is encoded by the exons ATGATGTACATGGGCACGCCGCGGGACTACGAGTTCTACGTCGCCGTGCGCGTCATGATGCGCTCCCTCGCAAACCTCGGCGCCGACGCCGACCGCGTCCTCATCGCCTCCGCCGACGTGCCAAGCGACTGGGTACGCGCAAT GAGGGAGGAGGACGGCATGAGGGTTGTGATAGTGGAGAACCTGAGGAACCCCTACGAGGGCAACCTTGGAGGCATGAACAGGAGGTTCAAGCTCACGCTCAACAAGCTCTACGCGTGGAGCCTGGTCGACTACGAGCGCGTCGTCATGATCGACTCCGACAACATCTTCCTCCACAACACCGATGAGCTCTTCCAGTGCGGCCAGTTCTGCGCTGTTTTCATCAATCCGTGTTACTTCCACACGGGTCTTTTCGTGCTCCAG CCTTCTATGGATGTATTCAAGAGCATGCTTCATGACCTGGAAATCGGCCGTGATAACTCTGATGGTGCAGACCAAGGCTTCCTGGTCGGCTGCTACCCAGACTTGCTTGACAAACCATTGTTCCACCCTCCTGAGAATGGCACCAAACTCAACGGGACATATCGCCTTCCTCTCGGCTATCAGATGGACGCATCATACTACT ATCTCAAGCTTCACTGGCATGTTCCATGCGGACCAAACAGTGTGATCACATTCCCTAGTGCCCCTTGGTTCAAACCTTGGTACTGGTGGtcctggcccatcttgccattggGCCTTTCATGGCACAAGCAACGATGGGATGATCTTGG TTATGCTGCTGAGATTCCGGTGGTCCTTATAGAGCTGCTGATGTACATTGCGATCATAGCCATCACCAGATTAGCAAGGCCACAGATGACAAAACTGTGCTACAATCGGCGACCTGAGAAACAAGGCGCCCTGGTACAGGGACTAATCAAGCTGGCTGCGATTGTGGCCATGGTGGCAGCATATACCATCCCATTCTTCATAATCCCATGCACGGTTCATCCAATTATTGGCTGGTCCTTGTACCTGTTTGGTGTCCTCGCCTTCTCATCGGCTGTGATCAATGCATTCCTGCTGCCGCCGCTTGCGGTGCTGACTGCCTGGCTCGGGATGGTTGGGATGCTCTTTGTTATGGCATACCCATGGTACCATGATGGCATCGCGAGGATTCTGGTAGTCGTCGCATACGCGTTCTGCTCTGCACCATTCTTGTGGGCATCCCTCGTGAGGGTGATAGACTCATTACAAACAATGCTCGAGAGGGATCCATACTTCCCCAGACTTAGTGAACCAGCACAGGAGACTGAATTCAGCAAGCTGTTCTGA
- the LOC124647747 gene encoding uncharacterized protein LOC124647747 has product MMIHTFPSPKPDLHSSVIFSDAAWKADPGQQLAPAGLGVFIKNVGRVKVSEHLNIQITGMFTDNKVLSRAAAANNVIDDPGHWEIAPLLASIFSNQAFDHHNIFHVARHFNFKADFLSKLALRLLNRSCTFRSHCRTIPLRGSAMATAKPVAPVPLTRILPLRPPRRWRAESTRVAPPSIACSADAGGELPARLQPNARRPLWHGGGFSLGVDLGAARTGLAVGRGITQPRPLTVLKLRGEKLVLMLLDVAQQQEADELIVGLPVSADGSETPQSNKVRSVVGRLAVQAADRGLRVYLQDEHGTSIDALGYMISTGVKRSARDVKSDAYAAVMILERYFSSSGQGAQIVLPRQQELQDKLILKLSKYAEF; this is encoded by the exons ATGATGATCCACACATTTCCATCACCAAAACCAGATCTTCACA GTTCTGTCATTTTCTCAGATGCAGCTTGGAAGGCGGATCCGGGACAACAGCTAGCTCCAGCTGGCCTGGGCGTGTTCATAAAAAATGTTGGAA GAGTTAAAGTTTCAGAGCATCTAAATATTCAGATAACAGGCATGTTCACAGATAATAAGGTTCTTTCCAGAGCAGCGGCAGCCAACAATGTCATCGATGATCCTGGGCACTGGGAGATTGCCCCACTTTTGGCGTCCATTTTCAGCAACCAGGCCTTTGATCATCACAACATTTTCCATGTTGCTAGGCACTTCAATTTTAAAGCAGATTTTCTTTCTAAGCTAGCTCTCAGGCTTCTTAACAGGAGTTGCACTTTTAG GTCGCATTGCCGCACCATTCCTCTCCGCGGCTCCGCCATGGCAACCGCGAAGCCGGTGGCGCCGGTGCCGCTCACCCGAATTCTTCCCCTGCGCCCGCCACGCCGCTGGAGAGCCGAGTCTACCAGGGTCGCACCTCCTTCCATCGCCTGCAGCGCCGACGCTGGTGGCGAGCTTCCTGCCCGGCTCCAGCCGAACGCGCGGCGGCCGCTCTGGCACGGAGGCGGGTTCAGCCTCGGCGTCGACCTGGGCGCCGCCCGCACGGGGCTCGCCGTAGGCCGGGGCATCACCCAACCCCGCCCCCTCACT GTTCTGAAGCTGCGGGGGGAGAAGCTGGTGCTCATGCTGCTCGATGTGGCTCAGCAGCAG GAGGCGGACGAGCTCATCGTCGGTCTGCCGGTCTCGGCGGATGGGAGCGAGACGCCACAGTCCAACAAGGTGCGGAGCGTCGTCGGAAGGCTCGCCGTCCAAGCAGCCGACAG GGGCTTGAGGGTTTATCTGCAGGACGAGCATGGAACGTCAATTGATGCCCTTGGCTACATGATCTCAAC GGGTGTTAAAAGGTCTGCCCGCGACGTCAAATCTGACGCTTATGCGGCTGTG ATGATTTTGGAGAGATATTTTTCTTCATCGGGTCAAGGTGCTCAGATTGTTCTTCCCAGGCAGCAAGAGCTACAGGACAAGTTAATACTAAAATTGAGCAAATATGCTGAATTTTAG
- the LOC124706222 gene encoding LOW QUALITY PROTEIN: pentatricopeptide repeat-containing protein At1g63070, mitochondrial-like (The sequence of the model RefSeq protein was modified relative to this genomic sequence to represent the inferred CDS: inserted 1 base in 1 codon), with amino-acid sequence MHRAVPGFLRRVLINRNRPPVLCLSSLACCFKSLDYQEPSRSSFCSEYRSRCIHPLITLAVRTSNLDEARKITFRECVRLYGLSQSVRLFALLMRSFLPHGITEIRCLIQSIVDYCGDAGPELFELAPMLVSNMGGSMTLVQVYATIMRIFVDLSMFEDALLTYIEAKKVGLELRVCNFLLKSLVEQKQILHARSLFDDMKSSGPSPNVYSYSILMSAYTHGDKLCLEEAFELLCEMETKGVRPNAVIFGTYLYGLCRARQVTSAWNFLQMICQKGDPCNIYCFNAVIHGFCHQDQVKKAIEVFDVMKKGGFVPDAHSYSILVDGLCKQGDLLTGYYMLVEMANNGIAPTLASYSSLLHGLCRVGNIELAFELFKRLKDHGFKPDHIVYSIVLHGCCQHLDLDVTCDLWNDMVHHNFVPDVYNYTSLIFAYCRHGNLEEALRAFELMLDNGISPNIVTCTILVNGFCNTGRIAEAFIFLDKVRQFGIVPNLCTYRVIINGLCKVNKSDDVWGIFGDMIKRGYVPDTVIYSIIIDGFVKALDLHEAFRLYHKMVDEGTKPNIFTYTSLINGLCHDDRLPEVMTLFNHMIGKGIRPDMILYTSLIACYCKRSNMKAALEIFREMEXRGLPADAFVYTCLIGGFSKVLAMDGANMLMEEMINRGLTPTVVTYTDLIIGYYKTGDERKAKMMYKSMLQAGITPDAKMMCILGLDNCEDDFEDSQKQKGAL; translated from the exons ATGCACCGAGCAGTGCCAGGGTTCCTGCGCCGAGTTCTTATAAACAGAAATCGGCCCCCGGTGTTGTGCCTTTCCTCTCTGGCTTGTTGCTTTAAGAGCTTAGATTATCAAGAACCCAGTCGAAGCTCTTTTTGCAGCGAGTATAGAAGCCGGTGCATTCATCCTTTGATCACACTAGCAGTCCGGACATCGAATTTGGATGAGGCCAGAAAGATCACCTTCAGGGAGTGTGTCAGGTTATATGGGCTATCCCAGTCAGTTCGGTTGTTTGCATTGCTTATGCGGTCATTCTTGCCGCATGGAATCACAGAGATCCGGTGCTTGATTCAGAGCATTGTTGATTACTGCGGGGATGCCGGGCCAGAGTTGTTTGAGTTGGCACCTATGTTGGTCAGCAATATGGGTGGGTCGATGACATTGGTACAAGTTTATGCCACAATCATGCGGATTTTTGTAGATCTGTCAATGTTTGAGGATGCTCTTCTCACTTACATTGAGGCCAAGAAGGTTGGACTTGAGTTGCGAGTTTGCAACTTCTTACTGAAGAGCTTAGTTGAACAGAAACAAATCCTGCACGCAAGGAGTTTGTTTGATGATATGAAGAGTTCTGGTCCTTCACCAAATGTCTACTCTTATTCAATTTTGATGAGTGCGTATACGCATGGAGATAAGTTATGCTTGGAGGAAGCCTTTGAGCTTCTTTGTGAAATGGAAACAAAAGGCGTGAGGCCGAATGCTGTAATCTTTGGTACTTACCTTTATGGGCTTTGCCGTGCCAGACAGGTGACATCTGCATGGAACTTTCTTCAAATGATTTGTCAGAAAGGCGACCCTTGCAACATTTACTGTTTTAATGCAGTGATTCATGGTTTCTGTCATCAGGATCAGGTTAAGAAAGCTATAGAGGTGTTTGATGTGATGAAGAAGGGTGGGTTTGTCCCAGATGCCCATAGCTACAGCATATTAGTTGATGGGTTATGCAAACAAGGGGATCTGTTGACAGGCTATTACATGCTTGTTGAAATGGCAAATAATGGAATTGCCCCTACTCTGGCGAGTTACAGTTCGCTTTTGCATGGTCTTTGCCGAGTTGGAAATATTGAATTGGCGTTTGAGCTTTTTAAGAGGCTCAAAGACCATGGCTTCAAGCCTGATCACATTGTGtacagcattgttcttcatggttGTTGCCAACATTTGGATCTAGACGTTACCTGTGACCTTTGGAATGACATGGTTCATCATAATTTTGTTCCAGATGTCTACAATTACACTAGTCTGATATTTGCATACTGTAGACATGGGAACCTTGAAGAAGCATTGAGGGCATTTGAGCTCATGCTCGATAATGGGATAAGTCCCAACATTGTGACCTGCACAATTCTTGTCAACGGCTTCTGCAACACTGGGCGGATTGCTGAAGCCTTCATATTCCTGGACAAAGTGCGTCAGTTTGGAATTGTCCCCAACCTTTGTACATACAGGGTTATCATCAATGGCCTGTGTAAGGTCAACAAATCTGATGATGTATGGGGAATTTTCGGGGATATGATAAAAAGGGGATATGTTCCTGATACTGTGATTTACAGTATTATTATTGATGGttttgtgaaagctttggatctgcATGAGGCTTTCAGGTTGTATCATAAAATGGTGGATGAGGGGACAAAACCTAATATCTTTACGTATACGAGCCTGATAAATGGTCTGTGCCATGATGATAGACTTCCGGAAGTTATGACATTGTTTAATCATATGATTGGGAAGGGTATAAGACCGGACATGATTTTATATACGTCTCTAATTGCATGCTATTGTAAGCGCTCAAACATGAAGGCAGCTCTGGAAATATTCAGAGAGATGG AAAGGGGTTTGCCAGCAGATGCTtttgtttatacttgtttaaTTGGTGGCTTCAGTAAAGTGCTTGCAATGGATGGTGCAAACATGTTGATGGAAGAAATGATAAATAGGGGGCTTACACCTACTGTAGTAACTTATACAGATCTCATAATAGGATACTACAAAACTGGAGATGAGAGGAAAGCTAAGATGATGTACAAGAGTATGCTCCAGGCAGGCATTACACCGGATGCCAAGATGATGTGTATACTGGGCCTTGACAATTGTGAAGATGATTTTGAGGATTCTCAGAAACAGAAGGGCGCATTATAG